DNA sequence from the Myxococcus guangdongensis genome:
CCCCGCCCCGACAGCACCGGCGCGATTTCGCGCATCAGCTCCGCGGCGATGCCCTCCTTGCGCCGGGACAGGCACTCCTCCACGGACAGGTTGGCCACCAGCCTGCGCGCGGCGCCCACGAACATCTCGCTGAGCAGCTCCGCCAGCTTCTCCTGCGCCCGCTCCGGGAAGGAGAAGTTCAGCATGCGGAAGGCCACCAGCGGGTCCGCGATGCGGTACACCGCGAGCCCCGTCACCTGCACGCCCACCTTCTCGCTCGTCACCTGGTCCGCGGTGAAGTGCAGCCGCTGGATGCTGGTGGGAACAATCGCCACCGAGTCGCCCGGCAGCTTGAAGCAGCTGGCCCCCTGGCCGCTGATGTCGCGCACGCGGCCTCGGCGCATGTGGACCAGGAACTCGCTCGGCCGGGCGGTGATGAGCCCCCAGCGCTTCATCTTCTCCGGGTCCTCCGCGGGCTTCCCCGCGCGCCAGCCGTCCGAGTAACGGTTCTTATCCATCCCCCCACCGCCAGCCTCCATCCGGACGAGCTGTGCACGGCCCTGCTCCGACGAATCCGACGATTCCCTCACCCGCTTCGCGTTCGCGCTCATGCCTGCCTCCTGGCGGCGCACCCAGGTTGCAGCCCCCCGGCCAGCCCCACGCCCCTCGGGAAATCAGCCGCTTGCGTGCGGGGGAGCTTCCGAGCCGCCCCATTCCGGACCACCCCGCGCCAGGACGGCGCACCCGGGTTGATCCACCCCGGCGCAGCCGTTCCGACGCCGACATCCCCTCCTTCCGGCCAGTCCCAGCGGGTCTCTCGTGCGCCTTATGTTCGCTTGACCCGAGGGCACCCGATTTTATAATTGACCAGTCCGGTCCACATTCATGTGTGACGGTGTATGCCCGCCGCAGCGCGCCCCTGGGTGGCGCCGGGGTGCGGGGGCAGTCGCAAGCCCCTTCAGGAAGGTGTGGGACGCAATGGTGAAGCTGCCGATCTACATGGACAACCACGCCACCACGCCGATGGATCCGCGCGTGCTGGACGTGATGCTTCCCTATCTGCGCGAGGACTTCGGCAACGCGTCCAGCCGCAACCATGTGTTCGGCTGGAAGGCCGAGGCGGCGGTGAAGAAGGCCCGCCAGCAGGTGGCGGAGCTCATCGGCGCGACGGACCAGGAGATCGTCTTCACCTCCGGCGCCACCGAGTCCGACAACCTGGCCATCAAGGGGGTCATCGAGTACTACAAGTCGAAGGGTGACCACATCATCACCCTGAAGACCGAGCACAAGGCCATCCTGGACACCTGCAAGCGCCTGGAGCGCGTGCGTCAGGAGCGCCTGGACGAGCTCAAGCTGCTTCGCCTGTCGCAGCTCGCCGAGCGCGACGTGTCGCCCGAGGAAGTGGCGGAGCTGGCGGCGAAGCACGACGTGGAGAACGACGCGACGTACAAGAAGTGGGCGGACATGCCCACCGGCGGCGCGCGCGTGACGTACCTGGACGTGGAGCAGGACGGCCGCGTCAACCTGGAGAAGCTCGAGGAGGCGATGACGCCTCGCACCGTGCTGGTCTCCATCATGTTCGTGAACAACGAGATCGGCGTGGTGCAGCCGGTCGCGGAGATTGGCGCGCTGTGCCGCAAGAAGGGCATCCTCTTCCACTGCGACGCGGTGCAGGGCATCGGCAAGGTGCCCTTCGATGTCGAGGCCATGAAGGTGGACCTGGCCTCCATCACCTCGCACAAGATGTACGGCCCCAAGGGCATCGGCGCCCTGTACGTGCGTCGCAAGCCGCGCGTGCGCATCGCCCCCATCATCGACGGCGGCGGTCATGAGCGCGGCATGCGCTCGGGCACGCTCAACGTGTCGGCCATCGTCGGCTTCGGCCACGCGGCGCAGCTGGCGCGCGAGGAGCTGGCCGAGGAGTCCGCGCGAATCCTCCGGCTGCGCGAGAAGCTGCGCAAGGGCCTCACGGACGCGCTGGACATGACCATCATCAACGGCTCGCTGGAGCACCGCCTGCCGGGCAACCTCAACATCTCCTTCGCCCACGCCGAGGGCGAGTCCCTGATGATGGGCATCAAGGACGTGGCGGTGTCATCCGGCTCCGCGTGCACGTCCGCCTCGCTGGAGCCCTCGTATGTGCTGCGCGCCTTGGGCGTGGACGAGGAGCTGGCGCACAGCTCCATCCGCTTCGGCCTGGGGCGCTTCACCACGGAGGAAGAGGTCGACTACGTCGTCCAGCTCGTCGTGGACAAGGTGCGCAAGCTGCGAGACATGAGCCCGCTGTACGAGATGGCCAAGGAAGGCATCGACCTCAAGAGCATCGAGTGGACGGCGCATTAGCGCGCCTTCCCGGGCAGACAGGGGAGCGCATGGCTCCCCGGACGGTGGGCATTGCTCGCCGGAACCTTTGGTGAGAAGCATCGGTTGAAGGAGTTGGCATGGCTTACAGCGACAAGGTCATCGACCACTACGAGAACCCCCGCAACGTCGGGACGATGGACAAGGAAGACCCGAACGTCGGGACGGGTCTGGTCGGCGCGCCCGCGTGCGGCGACGTGATGCGCCTGCAGTTGAAGATCTCGGACGACGGCCTCATCGAGGACGCGCGGTTCAAGACCTTCGGCTGTGGCTCCGCCATCGCGTCCTCGTCGCTCGTCACCGAGTGGGTGAAGGGCAAGACGGTGGACCAGGCGATGACCATCTCCAACAAGGACGTGGCCCGCGAGCTGGCGCTGCCGCCGGTCAAGATCCACTGCTCGGTCCTCGCCGAGGACGCCATCAAGGCGGCCATCGAGGACTTCAAGAAGAAGCGCGCCGCGCGCAAGGCCCAGGCATCTTAAGTCCTGGGAGCACGGTGCTCTTCACATGACTCCAGGAGGTGAACCCATGAGCGAACAGGCGACCCAGCAGATGACGCCCGGCCCGGTGGCCACAGCGGCGCCCGTGGCCAAGGCCGCCCCCAAGGGCATCGTCGTGGCGGACAGCGCCGTGGCGCGGCTCAAGGAACTCCTGGAGCAGCGCCAGACGCCCGAGGCCGGCCTGCGGCTGGCCGTGAAGGGCGGCGGGTGCTCGGGCCTCCAGTACTCCATGGAGTGGTCCGAGAAGTCCCGCGAGCGCGACAAGATCTTCGAGCGGGACGGCGTGCGCGTCTTCGTGGACCCGAAGAGCTACCTGTACCTCATCGGCACGGAGCTGGTGTTCGAGCAGACGCTCATGGCCTCCGGCTTCAAGCTCAACAACCCCAACATCAAGGCCGCGTGCGGCTGCGGAGAGAGCTTCTCCGTCTGACGTGGGGACAGCCCTCGTCCCTCGCCTCGCGCGGGGGACCTTCAGTCACGCGGGGTCCGGCCAGCCGCCGGGCCCCTTTCGTTTATCCGCCCCCTGCCCCCATGGAGCACACCGAGTGAGGACCCACTTCGACGTCTTCGGGCTGCCGCGCGCCTATGACGTGGACGTGCCGGCGCTGGAGAAGCAGTACCGCGAGCTGTCGCTCCAGCTGCATCCGGACCGCGTGGCCCAGGCCGACGCGCGCGAGCGCCTCAAGGCCCTGGAGGGCACCACCGCCCTCAACGAGGCCTTCAAGGCGCTCAAGGACCCGGTGCGCCGCGCCTTCTACCTCTTGAAGCTCCACGGGGTGGACCTGGACCGCGAGGACGCGGGCGCGCAGAAGGACATGCCCCTGGAGTTCCTCGAGGAGGTCATGGAGCTGCGCGAGGCGCTCGACGCCGCGATGGAGAAGAAGGACCTGGCGCGGGTGCAGGCCATGGGCACCCAGGTGGAGGGGCGTCGCAAGGCGGCGCTCGACGAGGCGGCCGGTGCCCTGCGCGCCCTGGAGGGTGACGGTGACTCACAGGCTCCGGTGAGAAAGGCGTCGCATGCCCTGGGTCGGGTGCGCTACTTCACGCGCTTTCTCGAGCAGGTGGAAGCGTTCGAGGAGGAGAGTCTGTCGTGAGCAAGAACGGCTACCTGCAGATCCATGATCCGCTCAAGCCCAAGGGGCAGGCGGTGGGCATCGACCTGGGCACCACCCATTCGCTGGTGGCGGCGGTGACGCAGGGCAAGCCCCGCTGCGTCCCCGTGGACGATGGCGACTCGCTGCTCCTGCCCTCCGTGGTGCACTACGGCCAGGACGGCGGCGTGGTGGTGGGCGTCCGGGCGCGCGCGCTCGCGGCCTCGCACCCCACGGACACCATCGCGTCGGTGAAGCGCTTCATGGGCCGAGGCCCCGAGGACGCCGAGACGCGCAAGCTGGGCCACTACAAGTTCGTGCCCGGCGCCAAGGTGGTCCGCTTCGATGTCGCGGGCGGCAACCCGGTGACGCCGATTGAAGTCTCCGGCGAAATCCTGCGCGCCCTCAAGCGCCGCGCCGAGGCGCAGTTCTCCAGCAAGGTGGAGCAGGCCGTCATCACCGTGCCGGCGTACTTCGACGACGCCCAGCGCCAGGCCACCAAGGACGCGGGCAGGCTCGCGGGCCTGGAGGTGCTGCGCCTGCTCAACGAGCCCACCGCCGCCGCGCTCGCGTACGGCCTGGACAAGGGCAGCCAGGGCACCTTCGCCGTCTACGACCTGGGCGGCGGCACCTTCGACATCTCCATCCTCAAGCTGGTGGATGGCGTGTTCGAGGTGAAGTCCACCGGCGGCGATTCGGCTCTCGGCGGCGACGACTTCGACCGGGCGATCGCGACGAAGGTGTTCGAGGCGCTCGGAATCAACGCGCCCTCCCCCTCCCTGGTCGCCGAGGCGCTCGCGTCCTCGCGCAAGGCCAAGGAGGCCCTCACCGACGCGGGCGAGGCCACCGTCACGGTGGACGGACGCACGCACGCGGTGAAGCGCGCGGACTTCGACGCGTGGATCCAGCCGCTGGTGGCGAAGACGGGCATCGTCTGCCGCCGGGCGCTGAAGGACGCGGGTGTGGCGGCGGGTGAGCTGGACGGCGTCATCCTGGTGGGCGGCTCCACGCGCGTGCCGGCGGTGCGCCGCTTCGTGGCGGAGATGTTCGGCCGCGAGCCGTTGGGCGACATCGACCCGGACCAGGTGGTGGCGCTGGGCGCGGCGGTGCAGGCGGACCTGCTCACCAACGCGGACCGCCAGGACGAGGTGCTGCTGTTGGACGTGATTCCGCTGTCGCTCGGGCTCGAGACGATGGGCGGAATCACCGAGAAGCTCATCCAGCGCAACTCCACCATCCCCACCGCGGCGGCGCAGGTGTTCACCACGTTCAAGGACGCGCAGACGGGCCTGGACGTGCACGTGGTGCAGGGCGAGCGCGAGCTGGTGGAGGACAACCGCAGCCTCGCGCGCTTCACGCTCTCCGGAATCCCCCCGCTCGCCGCCGGCATGGCGCGCGTGGAGGTGCGCTTCCAGGTGGACGCCGACGGCATCCTCTCCGTCTCCGCGAAGGAGCAGAGCACGGGCGCCACCCAGTCCATCACCGTCAAGCCGAGCCACGGCCTCACCGAGGATGAAATCGAGCGCATGCTGCTCGACTCCATCGAGTACGCCGAGGACGACATCCAGGCCCGGCAGCTGCGCGAGCAGCGCGTGGACGCCGAGCGCGTGCTGGCCGAGGCGGACCGTCAGCTGGGCGAGCACGCCTCGCTGCTCCAGGACGGGGAGAAGGCCACCATCGACGCGGCCATCGCCCGCGTGCGCGAGCTGGCCCAGGGCAACGACTACCTGAAGCTCAAGGAGGCCGTGCACGCCCTGGACGAGACGTCCCGGCCCTTCATCGAGCGGGTGATGAACAAGGCCATCACCCAGGTGGTCGCCGGTCACTCGGTGGAGGAGTACTGACGTGCCCAAGGTCACCTTCAAGAGCCCGCTGGCCGAGGTCAGCGTGGACGTCCCCCCTGGGACCATCCTCCTGGACGCCGCCGAACAGTCGGGGGCCCAGGTGGGCCACAGCTGTGGCGGGGTCTGCGGCTGCTCCACCTGTCACATCTGGGTGCGCAAGGGCCTGGACTCGCTCAGCGAGCAATCGGACGCGGAGGCGGACCGGTTGGACATGGGGTTCGACGTGCGTCCGTACTCCCGGTTGAGCTGCCAGACGGAGGTCAGCCAGGAGGACGTGGTGGTCGAAATCACCGAGGAGTCCCTCACGGCCTTCATGGACGAGAACCCGGTCATCCGCCGGGCCCTGGAGGCCGAGGGGAAATGGCCGTTGAAGAAGTGAGGTTGTTACGTAGTTCTTGACGAGCCGGGGCAGGACACCTATATGTCCGCCCCATCGCAGCGGCGCCACGGCGCCGAGGCGGCGTAGCCACCTGCCCAGGTGGTGGAATTGGTAGACACACTAGATTCAGGGTCTAGCGCCTGCAAGGGCATGGAGGTTCGAGTCCTCTCCTGGGCACAAAGTTGATAAGGGGTCCCGGTTTCACACCGGGGCCCCTTTTCGCTTTTCAGGGGTCCGCGCTTCGCGCCCGGCTCACTGCGGCGCCGGCTCCACCGCTTCATGCGCCACGTGCTGCGCGGCCTCGCGCGCCAGGCTGCCGCCCTTCCTCAAGTCGCGGATGCGAATCTTCCGGATGTAGACGGAGACGGCGCCCACGCCGGCCTGGCTGAACACCGTGCCCAGGTGGGTGAGCGTGGCGAAGGCCGCCGCGTCCTCGGGGGTGGCGCCCAGACTGCGGGCCGCCCAGCTGGTGACGAAGTAGTAGATGCCCATGCCCGCCGGTACGCCTGGGAGCGCCTGCCCCAGGGAGATGGCGCCCAGCACCACCGCGCCCGCGAAGAGGCCTCCGGAGATGCCGATGCCGTGGAGCGCCATCCCGTAGGCCAGCGCCGACGCGAGCACCGGGCCCACCGAGAAGAAGAGCACCTTGCCCATGCCGATGAAGGAGCGCGCGGAGCCCAGCCCGTCGCTGACGTGGTGGAGGAAGCCCTCCAGCCGGGGGAAGCGGTGGCGCCGGTGCAGCGCGTTCGCCAGCGGGAGCGACCAGTGGGCCAGCAGCACCACGAGCGCGACGAGCCCCACGCACAGGGACACCGCCACCTCGAGTTGCCCCTGGAAGCGCGTGAGCGTGGAGCCGAAGGGCCCCAGCAGCGACAGCGTCACCAGCATCATCAGCGCGGCGAACTCCATCAGCTTGCCGACGGCGACGGTGCCCAGGCAGCGCAGGAAGGGGATGCGCTCGGTGCGCGACAGCAGGAACGAGCGGAGGATGTCGCCCAGCTTCCCCGGCAGCGCGTTGTGGACGAAGGCGCCGATGGCCACCAGGTGGTAGCGCTCGCGGAAGGGCACGCGCTTGCGCAGGGTGCTCTGCCACTGCACCGCGCGCAGCGGGATGATGGAGCCCTGCAGCAACACGAAGGGGAGCAGCCACACCAGGTGGCCGGGCAAATCCCTCAGGAAGTCGTCCAGCGGGAAGCGCGGCTGGAGCAGGGGGCCAGGGCCCTTCGGGTTCCAGTGGAAGAAGGCCGTGGAGAGCAGGACGACGGACAGCACCAGCCCCACCACGCCGAGCAGCACCTTGGGCAGGCTGAGGCCCCGCGCGGACGGACTGGGCCACGCGGACTTCGAGCGACGCGGCGGGGCGCTCATTGCACCCACCTCAAGCGAGGCGCCTGCCGCACGTAGACCTCCGCGAGCCGGTCATGAAGCTCCGCGCAGTGCCCCAGTCCGGACAAGTCCACCGGCGCGTCCGCGGGCCAGCACACCAGGCTGTTCGCCTCCGTGCGTGTCAGGCCTCCGTGCGAGCCGAACTCCCACGCGAAGCCCACCGTACCGCCCCGTCGCACCGCTTCGCCGAAGACGACCAGGTCTCCCGCTGTCTTCATCGCCGGCAGTCCTCGCAGGAAGTCCGCCACCGCGCGTCGGCTGAATTCGGGCGACAAGGGCGCGCGCTCCACCTCGTCCGGGCCGTACACGCCGCCGCGTATCACCGCGACCGCGGAGTGCCCCCGTCGCAGCGCGACGATGCCGATGTCCTCCGAGCGCGTGGCGCGGGCCAGCACCTGCGGATGTCGCGCGAGCAGCTCGCGGGCCTCCAGCGGCTCGCGCGCGCCGGAGAGATAGACATGCGCGAAGTTGCCGCACTCGACGATGACCGGCTCGAAGGACGCTCCCGCCACCGCATCCAGCGGAGGACGACCGTCGCGCAGCCCACGCACCACGCCCTCGGCCAGCGCGCCGGGCGGGCCCTCGAGGAGCAGCGACTCCAGCCGCCGCCCCTGGCGCTGCTCCAGCGGCAGGCTGTCCACATGGCCGTGGTCCGACAGGATGACGACGTCGTAACGGCGCTCCACCGATTGGGACATCGCGTAGAGGTCCTCGAGGTACGCGTCCACGCGGTGCAGCTCCGACAGCGCCAGCTCCGAGCGGGGACCCCGGCGATGCGCCACCTCGTCGTAGTTGCCGAACACCAGGTAGATGGCGGGCACGCCGCGCACCATGTCCACCAGCGCCTTGGTGTACGCGAAGCTCCAGCCCAGTCGCTGGAACAACACGCGGCTCATGAGGAAGGACTGCTCGTGCCGCCAGTCGTGCAGCGCGTGGGCCCAGTGGGCCACCTCGCGCGCCGAGCGCCACGTGTCCATGCCGAACGCGCCGAGGAAGTCCCAGAGGCCCCGCGTGCGCCCCGCCGACAGGCCCATCATCTCGTACGAGAACGCGCGCGACATCTGCTTGAAGCTCGCCAGCGTGCTCATGCTGAGCGCGTTCTCCGCACCCGCGCGGAACAGCGAGAAGTAGCCGTGGCCACCTCCGTCCAACAGGCTCTCGCGCCCTCGGCCCCGCAGGCGCTCGTCGATGAGGTGCGCATCCGTGGGCGTGTTCATCCGCACCTGTCGCCCCAGCTCCCTGTCGAACCAGGAATATGCGGGCAGGTTCGAATTCCTCAGGCCGTATAGGAGCCCCGCCTGGAAGTACGGCGTGGAGGTGGGTGCGCCCCAGAAGGCGTCATCCAAATGAAACATGCCGGAGCGGATGAGTCGTGAGACAAACGGGAGCTTGCCGGCGACAATCGCCTCGTCCAGCAGGGCCTTGGGTACGCCGTCGAGGTGGATGAGCAGCAGGTTTCTGCGCCGATGCGCCGCTGCGGGCGGAACTTTCGCTCCAATCCGCCGCGCGAGCCCATGGGCCCACATCCAGGACGCCGGAGTAATCACACCACTCACGTTGACGCCTCCCCTCCCTCACCCGCCAGAATGAGCACTCGGGGGGACGGCCGCCTTCAGTCGAAGGCAGCCCTCCTGGAAAGCAGGCGGGCAGGTAGCGCCGTCCTTCTGTCGGGATGGTTCCGACTCAGAGAGACGTCACCACGGTCCCCATGCTCCTTCCCGCTGTCCTCCTCGTCATGCTCGGCGCCGCTCCGGTGAAGTCGCCTCCCCGGCCAGCGCCCGGGCTGCCGCAAACGAAGGCGGACTCCGGCTCGGACATCATCGCCCTGCCGATGATGACGTTCAGCTCGGACCACGGCATCAGCTACGGCGCCGTCGGTGGCATCTACCTGTACGGCCCCGGCAAGACGCCGTACGCGCACGGCATCGGCGCGCAGGTGCTCTTCAGCAGCCGCGGCGTGCAGAGCCACTACGTGCGCTACGACGGCCCCCGGCTCATCGGCCCGCTGCGCCTGGAGGCCGGCCTGGAGTACCGGCGCGAGATGAAGAGCCCCTTCTTCGGCGCGGGCAACCTCTCGGCGCCCGACTTCCGGGGCGACCTGGACAGCGAGCGCTACACCTTCGACAAGGGCGCGCCGGGCGGCTGGTTCCGTCTGCGCGGGCGGCCCTTCGGCCCCACCCACCCGCTCCAGTCCTACGTGGGCTATGCGCTGCGCTACACGAGCGTGGACACGTACGACGAATCGATGCTCAACCAGCAGCGCCCGCTGGGCATCGAGGGCGGCATGACGGGGCAGCTGCTCGTGGGCGCGCTGTGGGACACGCGCGACGACGAGACGGACCCGCTGGAGGGCGGCGTGGAGGAGATCGCCCTGCGCGTCTCCGGCATGGCCACCGGCAGTCGCTACCAGTACGCGGGAATCACGTTGAGCGAGCGGCGCTACCTCAAGCTGTCGTCGCGGCTGACGCTGGCGCAGCGGCTGACGTTGGACATGCTCTTCGGCGAGGTGCCGTTCTTCGAGTGGAGCAACACCGGCGGCGTCAACGTGTCGGAGGGCATCGGCGGGATGAGCAGCGTGCGCGGCATCGAGCGCAACCGCTTCTCCGGCAACATCAAGGCCTTCAGCAACACGGAGCTGCGCTTCCACGCCGCCAACCTCCAGGTCTTCGGCAAGAGCATGAAGGTGGGCGCGGTGATGTTCCTGGACCTGGGCCGCGTGTGGCACCCCGGCGTGCCGGACGGCAAGTGGCACGAGTGGCACCCGGGCATCGGCGGGGGCCTGCGCCTCATGCGCCGCGCCGCCGTGGTCCGCATGGACTACGCGCGCTCCACCGAGACGGGACGCCAGCGCGTCTACATCACCTTCGGCCACATGTTCTGAAGCGGCCCGACGGCTGCGCCACGCGAAATCAACACCGCCTGTCTTGCGTGTGCCGTCCCTGTTTCCCGATGATTCGCGGCCGTTGTCGGGGAACCAGGGGGAACTACACATGCATCGCGCCGCAACGCCGCGTCCGGTCGTCTGGCTGAGTTTGTGCGTCGGGGTTTGTCTCGTGGCGGGTTGTGAGCCGCGGGAGACTTCCGCTCCAGAGTCCTCGGCCCACGAAGCCGCCCTCGTGCGCACGAAGCCGAAGGCACGTCTCGCCGCGGGAAGCAGTCACTCGCTGGCCATCCGCCCGGACGGCACCGTCTGGGCCGCCGGGGCCAACAACCAAGGGCAGCTCGGCCACAGCCTGCCGCGCTACACCTCCACGCCGCTGCAGGTGCCAAGACTGACGGGCGTCACCGCCGTCGCCGCGGGCTCGTACTTCTCGCTCGCGCTCAAGTCCGGCGGCAGCGTGTGGGCCTGGGGTGACAACCGCGAAGGACAGCTCGGCGATGGCACCACCACGGACAGCGCGGCGCCGCTCCAGGTGCCCGGCCTGTCGGGCGTGGTGTCGCTGGCGGGGGGCTTCTGCCACACCGTCGTCGCCAAGGGCGACGGCACCGTCTGGACGTGGGGCTGCAACACGTGGGGGCAGCTCGGTGACGGAACCACCACGCCGCGCACGGCGCCCGCGCAAGTCCCGGGCTTGAGCGGCATCGTGGCCGTCGTCACGGGGCAGGAGCTGTCCCTGGCGATGCGCTTCGACGGTACGCTGTGGGCGTGGGGCACCAACGCCTCGGGCATCCTCGGCGACGAGACGGTCGACTCCAGCCCGACGCCCGTCCAGGTACAGGGGCTCACCGGGGTCACCGCCGTGAGCGCCGGCACCTTCCACGTGGCCGCGGTGAAGTCCGACGGCACCGTGTGGGAATGGACCAGCAAGTACTTCCCCATGACGCAGGTCGCGGGCATGAGCGGCGCCACCGACGTGGCCGCGGGCGGCTATGCCACGCTGGCGCTGCGCTCCAACGGCACCGTCTGGGCCTGGGGCGACAACAGCGCGGGCCAGCTGGGCACCGGCGACAAGGTGCTGAGCAACGCGCCCGTGCAGGTGGTGGGGCTCACGGGCGTGACGGCGATTGCGTCGGGCGAGGAGCACTCGCTGGCCATCCGCTCCAACGGCACGCTCTGGGCCTGGGGACACAACCGCCACGGACAGCGCGGAGACGGCGCGGCCACGCGTCAGTGGACACCCGTGCGGACGCAGGGGCTGAGCGGCGTGGTGTCCGTCGCCACGGGGGCGATGCACTCGCTGGCGGTGCGCGACGACGGCACCGTCTGGGCCTGGGGCGACAACCGACAGGGTCAGCTCGGTGACGGCACCCGGACGCAGCGCCGCGTTCCGGTCCAACTGCCGGGCCTCAGCGACTTCCGGTCCGTCGAGGCCATCGGAGACTCCTCGATGGGCGTGCGCTGGGATGGCACCGTCTGGATGTGGGGCAACGGCACCCTCACGCCCGTGCGGCGGCAGGGTCTGGCGAACATCGTGGCCCTCTCCCCGGGCGGCGGCCACACCCTCGCGCTGGACGCAGATGGCTTCGTCTGGAGCTGGGGCAGCAACTGGGCGGGGCAGCTCGGCAACGGCACCACGAATGATTCGTACACGCCCACCCGGCTCACCACGCTCGAGGGCGTCGTCGACCTCTCCGCCGGCGCCAGCCACTCGCTCGCGGTGCTCAACGACGGCACGGTGTGGAGCTGGGGCGAGAACTCCTCCGGACAGCTCTGCATCGGAACGTCGAGCAACCGCACGAGCCCGACGCAGGTGAGCGGGCTCGTTGACATCACCTCCGTGGCGGCGGGCTCGAACTACTCGCTGATGGCGAGCCTGACGGGGACCGGCTGGGCCTGCGGTTATGGCGCCTCCGCCTCGCTGATGAGCAACGACTGGCGCTCCACCCGGACGCCTCGAGTCATGGCCGTCGAGGGCGTGCTCGACGTCGTCGCGGGCACCTCCGAGTCCATGGCGCGGACAGCCTTCGGCACCCTGTGGATGGGCGGCTCGAACGAGTGGGGTGAGCGCGGCGCCGGCCATGAGAACATGCCCCTGCTTCCCAACCAGGTCGTCGGACTCACCGGCGGCGTGCAGGCCATGGACACGGGTGTCCACCATTCGCTGGCCGTGGACAGCGAGGGTGTCCTCTGGGCCTGGGGCAACAACTGCGACGGCCAGCTGGGTGACGGCACCGCGTTCGACGCGCTCGTGCCCGTCCCCTCGCTGTTGTACTGAATCCACGAGAGTCACGACGCGCGCGTGCTCCCCGCAGAACACGCGCGCGCCATGACGCCGCGCGCTGTCTTCAACGCTGCGAGTCAAGCGTCACGTGAGGCATGACAGAACCATGACAAAGGCATGGAGTCGTCATGGACCTTCCGACACCACCCCCGCTGTAGGTTGGCTGCATTCGCTGACCTGCAACGGGGCTTCTTCCATGCGTGTCATCTCCCCTGGCCTCCTCGTGGCGGCCGTGTCGGAACTCTCCTTGTCGCGGAGCGCGAAGCTGGTCCGGCTCAAGGACGTCATCGCCTGGTGTGAGTGGAACGGCGTCGACTACGAGGGGACGGGCGGCAAGCAACAAGCGCTGTGGGACGCGGACCGTGCCGAGGCCCAGGGCCAGCACCGGCTGCTCAAGTTCAAGAGCGGCGAGTGCAAGCAGTCGCGCGCGGGCTGGGCGCTCATCGCCCACGGCGAGAAGGCGCGCGAGGCCGCCTCCCAGCTGGGCTGGCGGGAGCAGCTGTTCGACGGCGAGAAGTGGGACTGGCTCGGCGGCAGC
Encoded proteins:
- a CDS encoding IscS subfamily cysteine desulfurase, with amino-acid sequence MKLPIYMDNHATTPMDPRVLDVMLPYLREDFGNASSRNHVFGWKAEAAVKKARQQVAELIGATDQEIVFTSGATESDNLAIKGVIEYYKSKGDHIITLKTEHKAILDTCKRLERVRQERLDELKLLRLSQLAERDVSPEEVAELAAKHDVENDATYKKWADMPTGGARVTYLDVEQDGRVNLEKLEEAMTPRTVLVSIMFVNNEIGVVQPVAEIGALCRKKGILFHCDAVQGIGKVPFDVEAMKVDLASITSHKMYGPKGIGALYVRRKPRVRIAPIIDGGGHERGMRSGTLNVSAIVGFGHAAQLAREELAEESARILRLREKLRKGLTDALDMTIINGSLEHRLPGNLNISFAHAEGESLMMGIKDVAVSSGSACTSASLEPSYVLRALGVDEELAHSSIRFGLGRFTTEEEVDYVVQLVVDKVRKLRDMSPLYEMAKEGIDLKSIEWTAH
- the iscU gene encoding Fe-S cluster assembly scaffold IscU encodes the protein MAYSDKVIDHYENPRNVGTMDKEDPNVGTGLVGAPACGDVMRLQLKISDDGLIEDARFKTFGCGSAIASSSLVTEWVKGKTVDQAMTISNKDVARELALPPVKIHCSVLAEDAIKAAIEDFKKKRAARKAQAS
- a CDS encoding HesB/IscA family protein translates to MSEQATQQMTPGPVATAAPVAKAAPKGIVVADSAVARLKELLEQRQTPEAGLRLAVKGGGCSGLQYSMEWSEKSRERDKIFERDGVRVFVDPKSYLYLIGTELVFEQTLMASGFKLNNPNIKAACGCGESFSV
- the hscB gene encoding Fe-S protein assembly co-chaperone HscB, with protein sequence MRTHFDVFGLPRAYDVDVPALEKQYRELSLQLHPDRVAQADARERLKALEGTTALNEAFKALKDPVRRAFYLLKLHGVDLDREDAGAQKDMPLEFLEEVMELREALDAAMEKKDLARVQAMGTQVEGRRKAALDEAAGALRALEGDGDSQAPVRKASHALGRVRYFTRFLEQVEAFEEESLS
- the hscA gene encoding Fe-S protein assembly chaperone HscA, with translation MSKNGYLQIHDPLKPKGQAVGIDLGTTHSLVAAVTQGKPRCVPVDDGDSLLLPSVVHYGQDGGVVVGVRARALAASHPTDTIASVKRFMGRGPEDAETRKLGHYKFVPGAKVVRFDVAGGNPVTPIEVSGEILRALKRRAEAQFSSKVEQAVITVPAYFDDAQRQATKDAGRLAGLEVLRLLNEPTAAALAYGLDKGSQGTFAVYDLGGGTFDISILKLVDGVFEVKSTGGDSALGGDDFDRAIATKVFEALGINAPSPSLVAEALASSRKAKEALTDAGEATVTVDGRTHAVKRADFDAWIQPLVAKTGIVCRRALKDAGVAAGELDGVILVGGSTRVPAVRRFVAEMFGREPLGDIDPDQVVALGAAVQADLLTNADRQDEVLLLDVIPLSLGLETMGGITEKLIQRNSTIPTAAAQVFTTFKDAQTGLDVHVVQGERELVEDNRSLARFTLSGIPPLAAGMARVEVRFQVDADGILSVSAKEQSTGATQSITVKPSHGLTEDEIERMLLDSIEYAEDDIQARQLREQRVDAERVLAEADRQLGEHASLLQDGEKATIDAAIARVRELAQGNDYLKLKEAVHALDETSRPFIERVMNKAITQVVAGHSVEEY
- a CDS encoding 2Fe-2S iron-sulfur cluster-binding protein produces the protein MPKVTFKSPLAEVSVDVPPGTILLDAAEQSGAQVGHSCGGVCGCSTCHIWVRKGLDSLSEQSDAEADRLDMGFDVRPYSRLSCQTEVSQEDVVVEITEESLTAFMDENPVIRRALEAEGKWPLKK
- a CDS encoding lysylphosphatidylglycerol synthase transmembrane domain-containing protein — encoded protein: MSAPPRRSKSAWPSPSARGLSLPKVLLGVVGLVLSVVLLSTAFFHWNPKGPGPLLQPRFPLDDFLRDLPGHLVWLLPFVLLQGSIIPLRAVQWQSTLRKRVPFRERYHLVAIGAFVHNALPGKLGDILRSFLLSRTERIPFLRCLGTVAVGKLMEFAALMMLVTLSLLGPFGSTLTRFQGQLEVAVSLCVGLVALVVLLAHWSLPLANALHRRHRFPRLEGFLHHVSDGLGSARSFIGMGKVLFFSVGPVLASALAYGMALHGIGISGGLFAGAVVLGAISLGQALPGVPAGMGIYYFVTSWAARSLGATPEDAAAFATLTHLGTVFSQAGVGAVSVYIRKIRIRDLRKGGSLAREAAQHVAHEAVEPAPQ